The following DNA comes from Geothrix edaphica.
CCGTGGGGCCCGACGGCGACCGGAAGGGCGGCACGGAGACCACCACCCACTACATCGGCCAGGCCCTGGTGGTCCGCGCGGACAGTCAGACGGCCACCTGCCGCCTGCTCCGCACCACGGAGGAGATCCGCCTCGGCGATACCCTGACCCACTGAACGGAGTCCTCTCGGCAACTGGGGTCCCGCTGGGGCCTCAGTTTTTTGGGCGCCCCAGCTCCACCACCACGCGCTGCCCCCGGGTGGGCAGGGTGTAGGGATGCGGGGTGGCCTCCCAGCCGGACGGGAGCGGCTCCCTGGACCAGTCCGGCCCCTTGAGGGCAAGGAACGGGGCATCGGCTTTCCCATGGCGGGACCACCATCCCATCAGCTGCTCCAGGGATCCCAGGGCCTTGGCGGTCCCCAGGTCCGCCCCCAGCGGGGCCAGGTCCTCGAGGCGGCCCTGCACGGCTTTCAGATTGGGCACCGGAAGCTCCAGGGCGGCCTGGCGGACGAAGGCCAGCTTCTTGGCGGAAGCGTCCACCGCGAGCACCTCCAGATCCGGGCGGGCCAGGGCCAGGACGACGGCCGGGCAACCCATGCCGGTTCCCAGATCGGCCACCCGGCTCCCCGGGGCCAGGGGCTCCAGGAAGGGCAGGAGCGCGGCCGCATCCAGGATCAACTCCTCCCAGCGCTCGGCTTGAGGCAGGGAGGTCAGGGCGTGGGTGCGGTTCCAGCGGTCCAGCAGCACCAGATAGCGGCGCAGGGGGGCAGACAGGGGGGAAGGCAGGCGGGGCTCCATGCCTCCAGGATGCCAGGGATCTTCCTCGCACATTGAAACCTCTTCACCTCACCCATTTCTTCTTTATATTCAACATTTTTGTGACATTTTGATCTGGATTGTTCAGTGGCCCGGTCTATCATCTGAACCGTGAACAAACGATGTAATTCGTGCACCTAGAATGAAGAGATTGACGAATGGGTCAATAGCACTCATGATGAATCCCCTTTGACTGATCTTCCACAGGAGCCGGCCATGACTGAGACCAAGCTGCCTTTCCAGATCGATTGGTCGAGCCGCAGCAAAATGCGCGGGCCGGGTGAGCAGTCGCTCGGGAAGCTGCTTCACAGCCTTCGCGATCGTCTCGCGCCGGAAGCTCAGGGTGTATCGCTGACTTATGTCGATGATCGAGGCATGAGAAAACTCAATCGCGAGCATCGCGGGAAAAACATGACGACCGACGTCCTGAGTTTCCCCTCAAGTGTGGAGAAGGGTGCTTTTCCGCACCTCGGCGACATCGTGATCAGCCTTCCCACCGCCGAGAAAATGGCGAAGAAGTTTGGCGTCAGCCGTCGGCGTGAAGTGGAGACGCTGGTGATCCATGGCTTCCTGCATCTCTGCGGCCACGACCACGAAAAGGATCATGGCGAGATGATGGCGCTCCAGGCTCAGCTTGAACGCGAGCTGCTCGAGACGGAACCTCTGTCCATGAGCCTCAAGCGGGGGCGCAAGCCCGGCAGCAAGGTCAAGAAGCTCAAGGACGGCTCCCGGGTCGTGGTGACCGGCCGGGCCGCGGCCGCCCTCGTCCGGCGGGAACGCGTGAAAAAGGAGAAGAAGGTCAAGGTGCGCAAGGTGGTCAAGCCCAAGGATGCCGCCGTGAAGCGCGGCCCGGGGCGGCCCCGCAAAGAGGCTGCCGCCGCTCCCGCCAAGCGCGTGCTGCGCCGCCGCCGGCCGGGCCCCTCCCGCAGCGGCGTCATCGCCTAGCCGGGTTCACAACCTCCGCATGGAAAAAGGAGCCGAAGGCCGATAAAATGGCCCTTTGGCCCGGCCCCGGGCCCCATCGGAGCCTCCGTGATCAACCTCCTGCTAGGCCTGGGCACGGCCTTCGCCGTGATCCTGCTGTCCACCCTGCTCAGCATCAAGCTGTGGATCAGCGTGCCCATCGGCCTCCTCGCCGGGGCGGGCCTCTTCATCTGGCAGGGCCGCAAGGTCCAGCAGGAACTCGAGAAGATCTTCACCCGCGCGGGGGAGCTGCTGAAGAAGCAGCAGTTCGAGAAGGCCATCGAGGTGATGAAGGAGGGCTACCGCTTCGCCCCCAAGCAGTTCCTCGTGAAGGGCAGCATCGACGGCCAGATCGGCGTGGTGCAGTACCTCCGCAAGAAGAACGAGGAGGCTGAGCCCCTGCTGGCCTCTGCCTCCATGCAGCACTACATCGCCAAGGCCATGCTGGGCATCCTCCAGTGGAAGCGTGGCGAGAAGAAGAAGGCCAAGGAGACCTTCGCCCTGGCCCTGAAGGCCGGCAAGAAGGAGAGTCTGCTCTACGCCGTCTACGCCTATGTGC
Coding sequences within:
- a CDS encoding 16S rRNA (guanine(527)-N(7))-methyltransferase RsmG — protein: MEPRLPSPLSAPLRRYLVLLDRWNRTHALTSLPQAERWEELILDAAALLPFLEPLAPGSRVADLGTGMGCPAVVLALARPDLEVLAVDASAKKLAFVRQAALELPVPNLKAVQGRLEDLAPLGADLGTAKALGSLEQLMGWWSRHGKADAPFLALKGPDWSREPLPSGWEATPHPYTLPTRGQRVVVELGRPKN
- the ybeY gene encoding rRNA maturation RNase YbeY, coding for MTETKLPFQIDWSSRSKMRGPGEQSLGKLLHSLRDRLAPEAQGVSLTYVDDRGMRKLNREHRGKNMTTDVLSFPSSVEKGAFPHLGDIVISLPTAEKMAKKFGVSRRREVETLVIHGFLHLCGHDHEKDHGEMMALQAQLERELLETEPLSMSLKRGRKPGSKVKKLKDGSRVVVTGRAAAALVRRERVKKEKKVKVRKVVKPKDAAVKRGPGRPRKEAAAAPAKRVLRRRRPGPSRSGVIA